CCCCATTTGGAGTTGGAGGTTCTGCAAATTTGACCATGTAAGTGATGTTATTTTGTTCTCTGCATGAGTATGCGTTAGTGATTAAATCGAATTCTTTGACAACTGCGGTTCTGTCAGTGTGCATAAAATATGATCCACAGCCCACATCGTTGcatgcaaacaaaaagaaagtatATCTGGTGAAATGCTTAAGACCgttaattgtaaaattttccattttagcATCAATTACAGAGACGTTTGTCCGATGACCGCTCTTGACCAATCTGTGACAATTGTCCTTCTGGTCAATACTGCACACAAATGTTGCTTCCATGTCAAGTTTGAATTCCTCATCATCTATTTGTTCCCGTTTTCTTTGACAACAATCATCAAAATCCTCCAAAACATTCTGTGCATAGTATTCAAAAGGCTGTTCACAGTAGGACCTTGTATCCAGGGTATCTAAGTCTACAATTTGCTCAAATGTTTCTAGAAGATAATATTTTACCACTTCACGTGTCTTGTTTCTTGGCAACCATTTGAGTGTGATATTTCTGTAGGATTTTCGGAGTGTAACAAGCTGTGGTGCTGTTGGAAGATCTGGTTTGGTTTGGAATCTTTGAATTGGAGATCTAGCTGAGTAATAGTCTTCTCCTCTAAAAGTCTTCACGAGGTATTCATAGTTTGTATAGGGCAGTAGATTGGATATTGTGAACATATAGTGAGATGAGTTCTGTTCAGAAATATCTGTGTCGAACATTAGCTCTCGGTGCCAGTGGACTctgtaaaaaagaaatgtttaaaggTACGTAAACGCAAAATCAGAAAAGTGATTCAAAAACCTCAAGCAAATATCATCGTCAAGCTCACTTTGCTCGCCGGCATCGTACTTAGCCTCACGGTAAATTATTTCAACTTCGTCAGCTGTTTGATTCTTTGTCCAAGTTATCATAACACTGTTGTGGGTAATATTCTGAAGGAGAAAAACAGAAGATTCAATAAATCAAGTCTCttaactttgaaataatttagTCATCGCAAGGTTActtgaagaaaaataacttcaaacGTTATTTAAGCTTACCTCTTCATATACGTAAAGTCTTACTGGTTCACAAAGAACATCCTGGTCATTTAACTGCAATAGATCCTTTTCATTGTTGTGAATTATATTTCGGCTGAATTCCGCCAACTTTTTGTTGCAAAGTTTCTTATTGGCAAATGAATAGATGCCTCCGTTTATGAATTCCACATTTTTTCCTGCTGGTGGTGTCCAAAGTTCTTCAAGTTGCTCATTGCTATATAAAACTAATCCAAATGTTTCATTCTCCAATGGCTTTCCTTCGATTTTTtcaagattctttaaaaaatccaacGATTTCAAGAAGGGTGAGCTAAGAAtataacaattataattttgtttatttgaactttcaaaaacataacatactAGTAAACTTTTATATATCCTTCAACTATTcgcaagtttttaaaagatgcaATTAAGTCTTGTTCTTCAACTATGTGTCGAATTGAAATGAACAAGCTACCCCTGAgatgttgacaattttttaatgattcagCGTGAGCTAAGCTTATTACTGTAATTTCGGTTTCATGTTCGTCAGGGAAGCACTCTCGAATGCAGCCTTCTGTACATTTTACGCATGACCCAACTTTTCTGCTATGATTATATCCGGAAGGGCATCTTCTGTTGCATTCGTCGttgaataaat
This window of the Eupeodes corollae chromosome 3, idEupCoro1.1, whole genome shotgun sequence genome carries:
- the LOC129951075 gene encoding insulin-like peptide receptor translates to MARVAVSSLILVALALFYIRDIPCLISARECKSIDIKNNAASFRVLEGCHVIKGYLVIGLISRESSQSNFSNLTFPELKEITDFFLMHDVRGLTDMKKLFPNLVVIRGRRLFLSYALSVSNMPDLAAIEFRNLIAIQRGHVFIANCPKMCFLKKINWDRLTLTSGENHIFPVEGSKCDYAECKGCDYCWSNNYCQKFENVNLINLTQTSLHCDPQCLGGCYNSSNTGCNMCKGINDHGACVDKCPNNTFFSENYQRCYTKEECYKLKNYLFNDECNRRCPSGYNHSRKVGSCVKCTEGCIRECFPDEHETEITVISLAHAESLKNCQHLRGSLFISIRHIVEEQDLIASFKNLRIVEGYIKVYYSPFLKSLDFLKNLEKIEGKPLENETFGLVLYSNEQLEELWTPPAGKNVEFINGGIYSFANKKLCNKKLAEFSRNIIHNNEKDLLQLNDQDVLCEPVRLYVYEENITHNSVMITWTKNQTADEVEIIYREAKYDAGEQSELDDDICLRVHWHRELMFDTDISEQNSSHYMFTISNLLPYTNYEYLVKTFRGEDYYSARSPIQRFQTKPDLPTAPQLVTLRKSYRNITLKWLPRNKTREVVKYYLLETFEQIVDLDTLDTRSYCEQPFEYYAQNVLEDFDDCCQRKREQIDDEEFKLDMEATFVCSIDQKDNCHRLVKSGHRTNVSVIDAKMENFTINGLKHFTRYTFFLFACNDVGCGSYFMHTDRTAVVKEFDLITNAYSCREQNNITYMVKFAEPPTPNGAVLNYLIQFHNTQRVVVPTVDIGYAYCLSRKQFETGDNEIFVRFKGTYMFNKFSVRVVTTGGGALSKWFDVDSNTCTHRGRLTALRIVVASVASTLLLLLIWFCLKRRWWAFERLHGWRRGTRSLRSAVGMEDRQELVPSLDTVTFRNSRESVF